From the genome of Candidatus Defluviilinea proxima:
AAGAACTGTCTGGAAATCACCTAACAAAGCTAGTTTTTTCATGATGGAAAACAATCTCCCGTGTATAGATTTTAGGTCGAAGCTGATTAGCTGATTATAGGAAATAGTCAACACTCTACCATGTCAGCTAATTGGTAGAGTATTGACTATATGTATTTATGATATACACATGTGAATAGAAAGAATACTATTTCAAGGTTCTTTCTGGACAAATTTATTAGTGAAAACATTAATCGGCTCGACTTTGTTGCTAATTACGTTTTGGTCGAATAGAATGTTTATAGTATCTTCCCAGCGTGTATCGACCGAATACCCTAAGCCATATTCCTCCGTAGTGTCCGTCAAAATTAATGGGATTAAAAGATCAAGTTCGCTTGTTATCTTGTTGCGATCCAGTTCGGGGAATTTATTCATCATTATGTCGATGGCTTCACTGCGATGATCGAAAACGTAGTTCCATCCCTTAAATGTAGCATCGACAAATCTCTGAACAAGATCCGGATTATTTTTATTGTCTCGTCTCTTGCAACAATAGAAACTCCATACATATTTATTCCATAATCTTAAGGAATAACTAATGGTTTTCTGACCGGCCTTTGAACTTGAAGTGGTATTTGAGTAAGAAAGCCAGGAAATGCATCAATTTGACCTGTGAGCAATGGCTCAATCCCAAAATTCACAGGTACTTCCGTCACTTGAGATTGATCTATACCATTGCGTTTTAATAGAGCAAGATATTCAGGATATGTAGAACTATTTAAGGCAACACCTATTTTCTTGCCAATTAAATCCTCTAGTTTAGTTATACCCTTGCCGTCCAGTACAGTGAATGAAGTGGGATCATCTTGATATATCACCCCAATCACCTTAATTGGCATTCCACTGGAAACGCCTTGTATTACGTTAGCTCCAGCAGCCAAACTAAAATCAACATCTCCAGTGGCAAGCAATTTCACCGAATCGCCACTACCTGACCCTACGATAATCTCTACATTCATGCCGGCATCTTTATAATAGCCTTTTTCAGACGCTAAGTAGTATGCAACATGTTCTGCGCCAGGCTGCCAATTCAAGCGTAGTTTAACCTCATCGACTTGGCTGGCAGTGTTTTTGGAACAACTTGTTAAAAGGGTTACAACTAAAAGGAGCAACACAATTATTCGACGAAAATTGTTCATGGCAATCCTCCTGTTTGGTGGTTGAATTACTCGACTGGTTCATACCAGCTCATTAGTGATTTTCGAGGAAAGAGATTAGGGAAAATAACACCAACCCAATACTGCTGACGCAAATATAGCACTAAAAATCAATTCCGTGTCTAAATATGCCTGAGCAATCATAATTAGGTGACCAATACCTCTGTCTGCACCGACTAACTCCCCTACAATAGCCCCAACAACACTCAGCGTTATTGCAACTTTAAAACCAGCAAACAAATATGGCATTGAAGATGGAACTTTTAGCTTAATAAAAATTTGAAATGGATGAGCTGAAAGACTTTTCATCAACTTAACCATTTGAGGATCGGTTGATTTTAACCCCTTTACAGTATTCACAACAATTGGAAAAAGAAACCAGCGCAGAAATAAAGATTTTAGGGTAATGCCAAAGCCAAACCAGATCATTATCAAGGGCGCAATCGCCACTACAGGAATTACTTTTGCCATTATTGCATATGGATATATTATTCTCTCAACTAATGAAGATGTATTAATAAGCATTGCCACTACAATTCCAATAACGCACGCCAATAAGAAACCTGATACTGACTCGTACAACGTAACCACCGTATGAAAGTATAAAATTGAATAATCCTTTATCATTCTTTGGATTATTTCAGACGGGGCGGGCAGAATGTATTGAGGGACACTAAATTTTTCGACAATTAATTGCCATGCGATCAAAAGAAAAACAAAAAAGATAAATGGAACTGCCCTCGTAACCAGTTTTGCTCTTAACATAAAACTCTCTCGATTATTTCTCTTTTAAGGCTTGCTGAGTCTCGGAATAAGCTTGATAAAACTCCGGCGACGACAAAATAGTCGTATCCCTTGGTTTGGGCAACTTTACCTCAATAATTTTCTTTATAATGCTCGGCCTTTTTGAAAGCACAAAAATTTTATCAGATAAAAATATTGCCTCATTAATATTATGCGTGACAAAAACCACCGTTCTTTTAGTTACAGAAAGTATGTTTATAAGTTCATCATACATCTCTTGACGCGTAATATCATCTAACGCATTAAATGGCTCGTCCATAAGTAAAATCGGGGATTCTGTAATTAGTGCACGAGCAATCCCTACACGCTGTTTCATACCCCCAGATAACTCCTTTGGAAACGAATTCACAAAATCATCTAATCCAACCAAATGGATATATTCTAAGGCGAGTTTATTTGCCTCAGAATTTTTTACACCCTTTAATTCCAATGGTAGTCTAACATTTTCCAAAATGTTTCTCCAAGGAAATAATACATAATCTTGAAACACAAAACCACTTGCATCTTTTACGAGTCCAAAATCTACCTTGACATCACCTTGGGTTGGCTTAAGAATGTTTGCGATAAGGTATAGGAGTGTGGACTTGCCGCAACCGGATGGTCCAATAAGAGTTATAAATTCATTTTTATTAATTAAGAAAGACAATCCCTTAATAATATTGAGGGTATTGCTGTCTTCCAAGCGATACTCAAAATGAACATCATTAAATTCAATCGCAGCGTGTTTATCCATGAAGGAGATTCATTTCGTAAAAGGAGTATCTAGTTTTTAATACTGTTTATTTTATATTTCAATTCAACGGCATGTATCTGACACAGAATTTCAAATGATAAAAATAACAACTAGATGCCTGAGTTTGAGGCTTAGGCATCTTTTATGAAATTCGACCAAGAAACTAAATTGTTGAGCAATAACAATTGTATTTTCTAGTCAGCTAATAGCCCTTTCTCGTGAAGCCAATCAAAAATGATTTTGTCAACGGGTGAGCTCTTGTCTTTATCTTTATGAGTAAACCAGACCATCTCTGCTATTTCAGAATCAGGAGTTAACACCCCTGTATAATCTGCAGAATAACAAGTCATACGAACAATTAGACCTTCTTTTTTGCCATGCGCTTGAGCCTCAAAGACGCCAACTAATTTTATGGTATCGGGAATTAAATCAATACTCAATTCCTCTTTCGCCTCTCTAATTAATGCTTGATTGTCCGTTTCATCTCCTCCTTTTTCCTCCAGGAATATAATATATATCCTTTCCTTTTGACAAGGTACTTAATATCTTTTATCTACAACATGAATCCATGCTAATTTATCTATGAACGTTGGGTTTTCCATCTTATTTTCTCCTCTTATATAGATTTGTTAGTCGATTTTCAATTACCTCATCAAATTGACTGTTGGTGAGATGATTTACAGAATCGTGCCCCTTCTTATAAAGGGCAAGTAGTTTATCCTCGCTTACTCCATTCCACCAAATCCGTTTCTTCATCCAATCATCATAAGATAATGAGTAATCCATAAAATTGCTTTTTACTAATAAATAATCCTCGATATTTAGTGGCGACTTTTTGAGACTTTCCCAATAATGAATTAAATTATTCGTATATATTTTAGGCTCAAACGCCCTGGATCCGCCATCATAAATTGCACATCTCTCAAGGTAGCAGACCGGATTTGAAACACTTTCAAGTTCGAATTCAATAGTTGACGGATAATCCTTCCTGAAAAAATCTGTGTATTGCAGGTGGTTAGAATTTAAGCGCTCATCAAATTCATAAAGATTAAATATTTGCTCAACGAAAAGTACAGTCATACCTTCAAAACTATCACCTAATCTTTCAGTTAACAATTTTGACAATTCAACGCATGCATCTAAAGCTTTCGATGTGCCAATTGTTATGAACAGCAAACGTTTTGGTTTTTATTTTCCGATAGGATGATCGATTGTGCGTTGCACTGCTTGTTTGATTGTTGTGCCTGTAGCACTAATATCACCGAAACACAAAAGTGATTGGTCTTGCACGCTCCATTTTTCATATGCTGCCTCGGCGATATCAAATCCGCCTTCTTTTGGGACGCGCTGGCTAGAAATGAAGGATACTTCCGAGGTTCTTTCCAGCGTTTTATGAATAATCTCATGTAAGTTGAAATTCAGCCCCCCTCTCAATATATACAATATATCTATAGGGTCGGAGCTCAATTGTTTTGCAATATCTGAAGGATACAGCTTAAGAGCATCAAGAACATTGCTTAAGCCATTACTGAAAATGATTTGGAACTCACTGCCACAGATTTCCGGAGAATTTAGCAACAGTCGCGTTTCCGGTGTTGTAAATACTAATACCTCTAGTTTTTCGTGTAAAACCCCATCGAAGTTCGTTGAATATATGGCAGAATTATCCTGCTGCTGAACGACTTTGGTCAAGGTAAGGTTTTTTGACATAGATATCTCCTCTTGCTAGCGCTTTGATACTCATCCTTTTATTGCCGGATCAACAATTTTTTTATTCAAAATTTTTTGAAGATGGCGCTGAAATCGATACCTTGACTCAATGCCATCAATATCTTTAGTAAAAGTGTCAATCGTTTTATCATTTTTTATTTTCACAATAATGTACAAAAATCTTTTTGGGTAATCAGAAAAAGCTATGCTAAGCTCCTCAATGGTCGACACTTCAATTATTCTTAATCCCCACGCTTTTCCGAGTAATGCCCAATTGAGATGTGAATAACGACTTGGCATCCCCCCTCCGGATTCGTAAATCTCATTGTCCAAAACTAATATGGTAAGGTTATTTAAATCATTAGCTAGCACGCCGAGTGTAGATAATAAGGATAAATCCATAAGATGGCTACCATCTGAATCGAGCGCAATAACTGGCTTACTTTCTCCAACCGCTAGAGCGACACCAATTGATAATGAACAAATCGCTCCCATGCAATCGATAAATAATGTTTGTTCTCGATTTCTCTGAAACATTTCTTCGCCAGTCCGTCCAAGAGACACAACAATTGAGGTTTGTTCAGTCATTTTGCTCTCAACGAAGTCGATTACATCACTGGTATTCATTTTTTTAGCTCACTCAAAAAGCTTGCTTCAGCTACAAGGGCAATGCTAGTCTGACCAGACGAGAGCATACGGAATGAATTCTCCAACATTAGAGATAATTCTGAAATTGATCTTAAGGATTCCCATCTAAATTGCAGCATCTCCAATAAAGGCTGTTGGGTCTGATGATGTGCGATCCCCCACCAATTCCGCTCACCGAATTCACCTCTATGCGATATTAAGTAACACGAAAATAACCTATGCGACAAGTGAAATCGCGCTATTATTTCGCACGCATTTCTGATGCCAGAATTTTCCATTACAGCGAGAGTCTTAGTGCCAGACATATTCAATCCAGTAGAAATACCAACACAATCAGATTCGTGTGCTACCTGAATATATTTAATTCTATTTCCTGCTTGAATTTTTTTACATAATGGGCTGAGGTGTGAATCGGGTAATGCAACAACGGCTTGAATACCCGCCTCTACCAATTTATTATACACTAGTTCCAAATTATCGCCTGACATTTTTAATTACCCCACTTTTTCCAAGGTTCTTATTTTCAATTTCATTCTCAGGGGGATTGGCAACTACTAACCGAAATCCGTAAGAACGAAGATAAGCATCATGGTCTTCCACGGCGATTGGCTGGTCTACAATTGTGATTATCACTAAACCAAGATCCGCCACGCCCGGCACGAAGCCCCTTCCTTACCCGCTTACTAAACATTGCATCTGGTCCTGAATTTACAGGATTCACACAGCTTCCGAAAGGAAGTTCTGAGCAATATCTATAAAAGAGAGATTCTTCATTAGGTAAAACATCAAAAATATCTTCGCACCACTCCCACACATTTCCCAGCATATCAAATAGCCCCCATGAGTTAGGCGGAAAGGTGCCCACCGGCGTTGGATGACCATGTCTCTTGCCTGTATTTAACATATTCATATCAAATGTGTTACCCCAAGGGTAAACAGTACGAGAATCAGCCCGACAAGCGTATTCCCACTCAGCCTCTGAAGGCAGTCGATAGTCTAAATCATCTTGTTCTGATCGCCAAAGGATATACTCCTTAACATCAATCCAGGAAACAAAAACTACTGGGGCGGTTGCTTCTCTCCATGACTTATTAAATGTTTTTTCGTTCATGAAATGAAGTAAAAAATTATCGCCAGAGCCGCGGTATTTTGTTTCAGCACAAAATCTTCTAAACATAGAATTTGTTACCAGCGTAGTAGCCATAAAGAAGGGCTTATCAAATCTAACCTTGTGAACTGGACGCTCATCTGGATATTTTGTGCCTCCCATTAAATACTCACCTGATGGAATTTGCCTGAAAACAGTTCCGTCGGAGGAACGCCAATATCTGGGCTGAGGGTTATCATTACTTAATTCAGGCAGTAACGCATTATCAGTAATAGCTGTGTTTTTTGGGGGAGTTATCTTTGTATCAATTTCTTGATTGTTTTCAGTTTCAATATATTCCTTATTAATGATTCTGAATCTTTCTAATATGGCGGAAGCACTTGGGGGACGGTTTTCAGGGATAGGTTCAAGTAAACTCAATAATGCATTTCTAAAATCTAAATTCCCTTTATAACTCTGGTATAACCATTTTCGATGATCTGGCAAAGGCTTTCCGGCTAATAAATGGACAAGACATACACCAAGTGAATACAGGTCTGATCGGGCATCTGATGTTCCATCACGTTGTTCAGGGGGCATATAACCAATAGTGCCTATAGCATCACCCATAAGAGTAAGTGACTGATTAGAATCAATAAACTTACTTACGCCAAAATCACACAGTAGATATCTGTCTCCTGAAACTAAAATATTTGATAGCTTTATATCTCTATGTAATATACCTGTTTCATGGACAGCCTTTAGAGCTGTAAAACATTTGATCCCAATCCCTAAAACAAGATTCCAATCTGCTTGTCCCCATCTCTCCATGTATTCTTGAAGCGAACCTTCTTCAGCAAGCTGCAGAATGATATACGGAAATCCCTCATTAGTCTCGCCGTATTCGTACAAATCAATTCCCGCAGATTTTCCGCGTAACTTTGCAAGGACTTGCGCCTCTATCTCAAACCTTTTTCTTAATCGCGGATCTTGAGATATTTCAGGTAGGATTATCTTTAATGCGCGAACCTCTTTTAATCCTGTATGGAATACTTTGTAAACAATACCATATCTTCCTTGTCCAATTACCCCTAGCAACTCATAACCAGCAGGAGGGGTAAAGTTAAATAAACTTTTCGACGATTTGGATAGCGACTTAAGCCAGGGTGGCTTGTTGTTGTCATGAAATTCCAGTAATGTTTGAGAGATCTTAATCGATCCGTTTATTAAAGAAACCATCTCTTCTTCTAGTTCAGATGGACCTTGTTTAATATTGTCTTTATGAAATTCATAGCTTTGCCAATAAACATGCCCGTTTTTATGTGAATAGAAATAACATCGAGGTGCATCCATCTTCTCGTCGGGAAGGATTATCAGTATTGGATTAAGTGAATATGCGGTTGACAAATTCGGTGACATTAGCAACGTGACTTGGGGATCAATAGGCTTGTCTAATCGCCATATCTCATATGGGAAAGTTGGATTGCATCCCTGTGCCAATCTAATTACAGCTTCGAAACATGATGGGTTTCTTATAAATCGAACTTCCTCGCATATTACAAATGGATAATTTGCCAAAAATGACAAAGATCGAAAGGCATTCCTAAATACAGGTTCTGCTTCTTCCAAAATATTTTTAGCAGTTAGGCTAGTAATTGTCCCACCATGTACATAATCATTTCTCCATTCAATAAGTTTTTTTACTGATTTTATATATTCGGATTGTTTTCCCTCGTTATTTTTAAGGCATTGTATTATCAATGATGTTAGTTCATTAGTTTCTGATGATTTTTCTACGTTTGATACAACTATTTCCAGAAGTTTTTCCCACGTGCCAAACGAAGGGCTATTTAATTTTACGCGACTCAAGTCCTGTATTAGTTTTTCGTTATTCGTATTGGTTAATCCAAATGATACCGCAACCAAAAACTTGAGAGATGCTTCACTAGCCGACAAAAGGAAACCAAGCTTGTCGTAAGGCTCTCGCGATACCCGATAACGCCGGTATAAATCTGCTAAAGGATATGGAAACAAATATTCATATATATAATTTTCGTTATGGTACTTAGCAAGAATATTTTCGTCTCCCATAAAACTCTCCCTTTTGAATTGTGAAATTATTAGTAATTACTGGCTGTTACATTAGACTCTTCTAGCCCCAATTGATTGTGCAAGAATCTACATCGAGTATATAAAAGATCAGGGTCTTCTGCCGCAAAAATATATTTTTCAATTTTTAGATCAGAAATTAAACTATTTAATTCCAATAACCATTTCTGGTACCAGACACTAACTTTTTTGACCTGATCAGTAGGTATTTCGAGCATTCGCTCTGTCATTTCATCTGGCGTGGTTGACATGTACAGGAGACGTATATGTACACGTGAATTTACATTAGCTATGGTTTTGTACATATTCTCTGTAGGATGACCGCCTCTCATAACAGAATATACATAATTTTGAATATGCCAACCTATTACTATCGCTTTTTCATTTGTTGAGGAGAATAATTCCCTGTCAACGCTTTCCTGTTTTTCGAATATTAGTTGATCATAATTTTCTGACCGAATCCAAGGTAGTGAATTCGCCTCCCCAACAGAATATGCGACGCTTGTATATAAAGGAATCTGATATGTGCTTTCCATATATCTTCCTAAAAGCAATTGCCCGGATGTAGGCAAACCACATATTACATACAGATTTTTTATCATATTTATTCCTCTGTTGTGGAGAATCAAGTTTAACCGGCGTGGTGATGGAAAAACCAGGGTCATTTTATTTAACAGAACCATTATTATTTTAGAAATAACGATAAGCGTAAATGAATAGTCGAAGTATACCTTGATTTTAAAATTTTGTTCTTGATAACTCATATATATCGTCAAAAAACGCTCTTTTTATTCGCCTCATTTGAAGACCAGGCGAAAACTTTGTGGTGCCAATTAATTCCTAAACTGGTTTGATCGACCTGGATTCAAGGCAATGTTGGGATGAGCAATAAATATGATAACTTCTCTCTTTCTACAACAATAGTAAAATTGACTCATGATCTCTTACTGCGAATAATGTAATTCTCATGCCGATTAGTACAGGATACCTACCGCGTGCCCATACCCATGATTGCCCAATTTATGATATTGTCGTTGCTGAACACCCAACTTGGTATTCGGACTGATTTTTCCAATAATATAATCACAGGATTTAATCAGGTGATAACCCTATCCTTTTAACGTAGTTATTGTGTACAGGTCTTGAACAAAGCGTTTTATGGCACGCCGTAAAGTACGTTAGTTATTGAGCTAGGGCGGATTCTGTGTCAAGCTCATACAAGCGCAAATGAAATTTTTTAATTGAGCGAGTGACACTCAAAGAAAGCCCCACATAAGGGGCCTTATTGATGAAACCATCTACTCCGCATCCTGTCCCTCATGCTCAAAAAAGAAGCAATTTTTAACTGGAACAGGTAAAATTATTTGCTTCGCCGTTTTACGTTTCAAATTCTTCATATGAGGTATACATATGGCAGAAACAACTTGGGGCTTACGATTTAATGAAAATCCGAATTACCAGCGCATCGATAAAGGACAAAAGCCAGAAGGGTGTCCAGAGTGGCTTGAGTCGAATCAGTTCCAGACATGGCAAAAGCAGGGGTTGGTCATCTGGAATAACACCGACAGAAAAATAGAGTCATTACATGGAACCGAGGCACTGGAATTATTAAATGCACTGGTATCACAAGATGCCTGGAAATCCAGTGGCGTCTCCATCACCCGTTTGGTTCATCGAATCGAACTAAATCTGCCATCCCGCAAGAAACGAAAGAAAGGTGAGCCAGAGCCTGCAGTTGAAAAGCCGAAGGGCGAGGATGTTTATGAAGAAATCATGCATTTACCACCGGAAGCCGGCTACGAATTAATCGAACTGCTGGAGTCAAAAAAGCAAATTATCACCCAAATGGCAGAGCAGGAAAAGAAGCGTGCTCAAGAGGCACGAAGACAAGCGTGGGACATCTTATTTGAGCTCTCTCATAAGCATGAGATGAAGGAATTTGATTTCAAAACCAGGTCTTTTGAGTGGCAAAGGGATGACGACACTCGCATGACTTGTCGTTATCAGGCTGCCGAAGGAAGGATTTGGCTAGCAGAAGATAAACTCTTCTGGAATACCTGCGTCAAACGAGAAGGTCATGTTGGAAACTCGCACCACTTTATCAAGTTCGCTGAAGCAGTTGATTGGGTGGAAAAGGAGATCGTTAATCTGGCAAATGAGCCAGATGTGAAGAAAGAAGTGGGCATACTAAGTGAAGATGAAATCAAAACAAACCGCCTGCGCTTAAAAACGAAACTCATAAATGGACCCTATTGGATCGATGCTGCCCGGATGGAGCCACAACGGATTACCTACAAAGTCTTAATCGATCTGGAGGCTAAACCTATTTCCTATAAAAGTTTTGAGACAATTTGCGGCGACACCCATAAATTTCCTGATCGCTATCCAACTCCAGGAAAACTTGCGAATGATATTCACCTTGATGCTGGTCATTTCCAAATTAGCCAAATGCTTGGAGACAATTCCGAACACTTTCGGTTTGTTTCACTCACAACTTATTACCAAGAAACATCAGCGGCAGAGCAAGCGCAGCAGGTATGGAATCAAAGCCGGATATTGCAACTGTTCAAAACAGGAGAAATTGTTCGAGGACGGTTTGGATATCAGGAAGTCGAAACAGGATACATTACCTTGCTGGGAGCATGTGGACAGACTGACCATGTATGGCATGAGGAAGAAAACCGGAGTGAATTTATGGAAAGCAAAGCTCTGCGAGAATCTCTGAGTTTTGCTTTGGACGTTAATGATTATCGTGATTTTCTAGGGTTATCCCCCGAATTGATAAGCGACGAAAGACTATTGGAATCCATGCACAAAACCAGGAGTGACTCAAAGTTTATTCCGGATGAGGCAAGAAGAGAAAGCTTGGTATGGCTTGCACAGCACAAACCGCTGGATTAAGTACATCCCGTCAACAAGGAAGCAGTCACTACCCTGCCTACAACGACTCCTTCCTTGACGACAGGGTAGCGACACCAGGGCATCAATCCTACTAAAATTGGATCAGTTGAAGTCAAAACTGCCAATTTTCCGCCTCACAACCGCAATCGGATCTGTCCGGCGGGGTACATATCTGGTATACGGGTATAAGTTTCGTCCTACTTCACTACATACCACAGCCTGACCCCCATATACGGGATGAAACTTCAAAAACAAGATTAAATTTCTCTATATTGCGGAATACTTGTTTACGGGTATTCGATTTCTACCTCATAAAC
Proteins encoded in this window:
- a CDS encoding ABC transporter substrate-binding protein, with the protein product MSWLSYSNTTSSSKAGQKTISYSLRLWNKYVWSFYCCKRRDNKNNPDLVQRFVDATFKGWNYVFDHRSEAIDIMMNKFPELDRNKITSELDLLIPLILTDTTEEYGLGYSVDTRWEDTINILFDQNVISNKVEPINVFTNKFVQKEP
- a CDS encoding ABC transporter substrate-binding protein, with the translated sequence MNNFRRIIVLLLLVVTLLTSCSKNTASQVDEVKLRLNWQPGAEHVAYYLASEKGYYKDAGMNVEIIVGSGSGDSVKLLATGDVDFSLAAGANVIQGVSSGMPIKVIGVIYQDDPTSFTVLDGKGITKLEDLIGKKIGVALNSSTYPEYLALLKRNGIDQSQVTEVPVNFGIEPLLTGQIDAFPGFLTQIPLQVQRPVRKPLVIP
- a CDS encoding ABC transporter permease, translated to MLRAKLVTRAVPFIFFVFLLIAWQLIVEKFSVPQYILPAPSEIIQRMIKDYSILYFHTVVTLYESVSGFLLACVIGIVVAMLINTSSLVERIIYPYAIMAKVIPVVAIAPLIMIWFGFGITLKSLFLRWFLFPIVVNTVKGLKSTDPQMVKLMKSLSAHPFQIFIKLKVPSSMPYLFAGFKVAITLSVVGAIVGELVGADRGIGHLIMIAQAYLDTELIFSAIFASAVLGWCYFP
- a CDS encoding ABC transporter ATP-binding protein — translated: MDKHAAIEFNDVHFEYRLEDSNTLNIIKGLSFLINKNEFITLIGPSGCGKSTLLYLIANILKPTQGDVKVDFGLVKDASGFVFQDYVLFPWRNILENVRLPLELKGVKNSEANKLALEYIHLVGLDDFVNSFPKELSGGMKQRVGIARALITESPILLMDEPFNALDDITRQEMYDELINILSVTKRTVVFVTHNINEAIFLSDKIFVLSKRPSIIKKIIEVKLPKPRDTTILSSPEFYQAYSETQQALKEK
- a CDS encoding SUMF1/EgtB/PvdO family nonheme iron enzyme: MGDENILAKYHNENYIYEYLFPYPLADLYRRYRVSREPYDKLGFLLSASEASLKFLVAVSFGLTNTNNEKLIQDLSRVKLNSPSFGTWEKLLEIVVSNVEKSSETNELTSLIIQCLKNNEGKQSEYIKSVKKLIEWRNDYVHGGTITSLTAKNILEEAEPVFRNAFRSLSFLANYPFVICEEVRFIRNPSCFEAVIRLAQGCNPTFPYEIWRLDKPIDPQVTLLMSPNLSTAYSLNPILIILPDEKMDAPRCYFYSHKNGHVYWQSYEFHKDNIKQGPSELEEEMVSLINGSIKISQTLLEFHDNNKPPWLKSLSKSSKSLFNFTPPAGYELLGVIGQGRYGIVYKVFHTGLKEVRALKIILPEISQDPRLRKRFEIEAQVLAKLRGKSAGIDLYEYGETNEGFPYIILQLAEEGSLQEYMERWGQADWNLVLGIGIKCFTALKAVHETGILHRDIKLSNILVSGDRYLLCDFGVSKFIDSNQSLTLMGDAIGTIGYMPPEQRDGTSDARSDLYSLGVCLVHLLAGKPLPDHRKWLYQSYKGNLDFRNALLSLLEPIPENRPPSASAILERFRIINKEYIETENNQEIDTKITPPKNTAITDNALLPELSNDNPQPRYWRSSDGTVFRQIPSGEYLMGGTKYPDERPVHKVRFDKPFFMATTLVTNSMFRRFCAETKYRGSGDNFLLHFMNEKTFNKSWREATAPVVFVSWIDVKEYILWRSEQDDLDYRLPSEAEWEYACRADSRTVYPWGNTFDMNMLNTGKRHGHPTPVGTFPPNSWGLFDMLGNVWEWCEDIFDVLPNEESLFYRYCSELPFGSCVNPVNSGPDAMFSKRVRKGLRAGRGGSWFSDNHNCRPANRRGRP